The genomic segment GTGCTCCATGACTTTGTCTACGGCGAGACCCTGGCCCGCGATGGCCGGGGGGCACGCCTCTCGATGCCGGTCAATGGGACCCGCTTGCTCTACTTTGGCCCGACTGCGGAGTCCGAGCGCTTCGGTGCCGAGCCCGCGACCGCACCGCCGGGGCTGACCCTGAGCGAGCTGCCGGTGCCTGTGCCTCCGTTTGTCTTTGAGACCCCCTCGCCGCTGGGCGTGGAGTCGATCTCCGCCGAGGACGAGGCGATGTTCCAGGCCGCGCTGGCCGAGCTACCGCACCTCGCGGAGGTGATTGGCGAGCTAGAGGAGCCGACAATCGCGATTGCCGAGGCCGCGACTGCCGCGGTCGCCGAGGTGGTCGCTCCCACGGAGCGCGCCCCACGCCGCCGCCGTGGCCGTGGTGGGCGCGATCGCCGTGGCCGCGACGAAGAGACCAGTGAGCCCGCTGCCGCAGAGACGGTAGAAGATACCGAGCCTGTGCGTCGCCCGTCGCTGGAGGAGCTCCTGCCCCTCTCGGAGTCCCCGCTGGAGGGAGAGCTTCCCCCCATCCCGGAGGAGTTCCTCGCCCTCGACGAGACCCCCGCAGTTGCGGAGCCCGCCCCGCCTGCCCGCCGCCCGCGCCGCCGCCGCCTACGCAGCGACGCCAGCGAGCCCACGGAGTCTGCGGAGTAGCACGTGCAGTCTGCGCCCCTCATTCTGGAAACAGAGCGAGGGGCGCTTTTGTTTTTCTGATCGGGAATCGTGCGGCTTTAGGGCACATTCGCGTGGACGGTAAACGTCCGGCAAGCCTGCACGGAAATCGTGCGGCTATGGGGCCTTCGGCCGCCTCCTCGTTCCTCGTCGGAAAATTCCGCCGAAGGCGCGGCGGAGGAACGACGCCCTACAGCCCCGAGGTTTACCGTCGAGGGCAATCCGGTTTCTAACCGGCGGACAGAAGGGGGCTTGCGGCCACGATCCCATGGTCCGGTCCCTTGACCAGCACGGTATCCGCGAGGGCTTTGGTGGGGAGGATGTGCTCGTGGAGGTTGGGGAGGTTGACACTCTCCCAGATCGTCTGGATGCGCGCCTCCCACTCCGCATCGGTGAGGGCGAGAAAGCGGGTGAAGTAGGACGACGGATCGGTGCGGGCGGTGTCGCGGAGCCGGAGCAGGCGCTCGCGGTACCAGCGGAAGAGATCGGGCTCCTCGGCGTGGAGGTAGAGCCGCTGGTCCAGCTTGCCGGCGGTAAAGGCGGGCTGGAGCGCGTTGATCCCCTCGACAATCACCAGCTTGGGCTGACCGAGGGCGCGGCGCGTGTCGGGGAGGATGTCGTAGGTCTGGTGGGAGTAGACGGGGACGCTTGCGGGCTCGCCGGCGCGGAGGGCATCGAGGAAGGCGGTGAAGGCGGCGGCATCGTAGCTCTCGGGGAAGCCCTTGCGCCCCAGCAGGCCCCGGCGCTCCAGCTCGGCGTTGGGGAGGAGAAAGCCATCGGTCGAGACCACCTCCACCGTCTTGCCCGCCGCCCGCTCGGTCTCCGCCAGCTGCGCCGCCAGCGTGCTCTTGCCCGCCGCCACACTGCCCGCCAGCCCAATGAGCGTACTCACTGCGCGAAGGTCTTCTCGATCACATTGCCCTCTCCCAGCAGGACGATCTGCGCGGTGTGCGTGGCGATGCTCTCTTGGGGAACCTGGCAGTAGGCGCAGATGATGAGTAGGTCGCCTTTTTGTACGCGTCGCGCCGCCGCGCCGTTGAGCGAGACCTCGCCCGCGGTGCCCTTGATGACATAGGTGGAGAAGCGCTCGCCGTTGTTAATATTGTAGATCTCGACTTGCTGGAGGGGGTGGAGCTTGGCGGCGGCGATCAGCTCGGGATCAATGGCGATCGAGCCCTCGTAGTGGAGATCGGCTCCCGTAACCGTCGCACGGTGGAGCTTGGAGTAGAGCATTGGGATGGTCATAGCGCCTTAGCATACCCGACAAGCGCGTCGCAGAGCGTTAAGAGCGTGGGAAGGGGAGCGCCGGGGCCGGCGTGGTCCCAGAGCGTGGCGCGTGTCTGTTGCATGGTCTGCTGGTCGTTGTGCACCACGAGATCGGCGCCCGCTGCCAGTACTTTCTCTACGGCGATGCGCGTCTCGTCGGGGCCCGCGCCCTCGGTGAGCTTGAAGCCGACAAGCTTCAGCGCGGGGTTTTGGCTGTAGCTTTTTAGCTCGGGGAGGATTTTCTTCCCCGGAGCCAGCTCCAGCGAGAGCCGCGCCGACGAGTGCAGCTTGCCGGTGAAGGGGGCGGGGTGGGGGATGCCATCGACCGTGACCGTCTCTACCACAAAGTCACTGACCGCAGCGGCGTGGATCACCAGACCGAAGGAATGGCTGCTCAGGAGCGTCTGGCAGGCTTGGTCTAGCTCCGCGACCGTGGTGAAGAAGTGCTCGTCCACAGGGCTGGTCGGCGCGACCGAGTGCCGTGCCCGCAGCAGGGTGACCGCGAAGCCTGCCGCACTGAACGCATCGGCGAGGGCGGCACCGGTCGCGCCCGTGCTGGAGTTGGCGATCACCCGGACACCGTCGATGGGCTCCCGTGTTCCGCCGCTGGTGATCAGCACCCTCACGCCAGAATCGCCCTCAGGATAGCGTCGGGCTCCATCAAGCGGCCCTCGCCCACATCGCCACACGCGAGGTTTCCCGCATCGGGCCGGAGGATCGTCACGCCGAGACTCTCCAGCTTCTGCACCGACTCCTGCGTGACCGGGTGGGTCCACATCCTGGTATTCATCGCCGGGGCGACAAAGAGCGGCTTGGCGAAGTCGTGGGTGAGCCAGAGGTTGCCCAAGAGATCGTCCGCGACTCCACTTGCCATCTTATTGAGGCGATTGGCGGTGGCAGGGCAGAGCACCGAGATATCGGCCCAGCGGTTGAGCTCGATGTGCTCCATCCAGCGCCCCGGTGCAAACGTCTCGGTGAGGAGCGCACGGCCCGAGAGCCCTTCGAGGGTCGCCGCGCCGATAAATTTTAAAGCGGACTCCGTGGCAACACACTGCACCGTGTGCCCCGCCTGCACGAGCCGCGAGACCACGGTGCAGGCTTTGTAGCAGGCAATGGAGCCTGAGAGCTGGAAGAGAATGTTCATACGTTTTTGGTTCGCCCCGGTTGGAGCGGGGCGTCAACAGGCGTCGCAAGCTCCGCCGCAAAGGCCTTCGGCCATACAACCCGCGGCGAGCTTACTATGGCCGAAGGCCTTCCCAGCCGTAGGCTCGTTGACGCCCCGCTCCAACCGGGGCGATTCTACAGCGCGATGTTATCAATCAGTCGGACGACCGGGCCATTGTCGAGGGGCGGCGTGTGCACGGCCCCGAGGCGGCGGCCCCAGCGCTCGGCGATATAGTCTACCGTAAAGCCGAGCTCCGTGAGGTCCTGGGTGGCGGCGTCGCAGGAGAGCGTGGTGTTAGCCAGGGTCTGGGCCCACTGGGTGGCGAGGGCGCGCTGGGCGGGGTTGAGGCGGCGGTTTCGGCTGCTCATGGCGATGCCATCGGGCTCACGGACCGTGGGGCAGGCGATAACTTTCGTGGGGTGGTGGAGCGCCTCGGCCATCTCTTTGACCAAGAGGAGCTGCTGGTAGTCTTTCTCCCCGAAGAACGCGGCATCGGCCTGGAGGCAGTTGAAGAGCTTGAGCACGACCGTGAGGACACCGTCGAAGTGGCCGGGGCGGTGGGCACCCTCGAGGACAGTGCTCGTCTCGGTCTCGGTGACCCGGTAGCGGTAGGAGTCGGGGTAGAGGGTCTCGTAGGTCGGGGCGAAGACAAAGCCGCAGCCAACTTCTTCTAGCAGGCGGCAGTCGTCCTCGAAGGTGCTGGGGTACTTGGCGAAGTCTTCGGGGTTGTTGAACTGGGTCGGGTTGACATAGATGCTCACCGCCGCGTGCTCGCACTGGGCGAGGGCGGTCTTCACCAGTGCCAGGTGGCCGTCGTGGAGGGCGCCCATGGTCGGGACAAAGCCAAGCGTCCCCGACGGCCGCAGGGCGCGCCACTCGGTGGGGGTGTGGAAGATGGTCATGAGGTCTTCTCCAGGATCGCCGCGACAGTCTCGTCGAGCGTCAGGTGGGTGCTGTCGATCACGGTCCAGCCACTCCAGTCCTGCTGGAGAAGCCAGGCATAGGCATGCCGGAGCAGGTCCTCGATACCGGCCGTGTCGAAGCTCTTGTTGGTGCGGGTGGCGTTGCGCTCCAGGGCCATCTCCAGGCTGGGCAGGAGCAGGACGCGCCGGCAGCGGGGATCGGTGAAGTGCGCCGTCACATCGTCGGGGCCGAAGACATCGGCGACCGCGACCGTAAACCCCGCGTCGGCGTAGAGCGTGGCCGCGTGCGCCGCGACCGTCCGGGCGAGGCCAAACTGCCGCGTGGTCTCGTCGGTCCAGTTCTCGGGATGGGCGGCCCCGGCGACCACCCACTCGCGGAGGTCGTCCATGGGGATGTGAATGCCGAACGCAGAGCGCTGCGCCAGGGCAGTGGCGACCGTGGACTTGCCCGCTCCCGGCGGCCCCGAGAGGAGGTAGATGCTCAACGGTAGCTCTCTTTCTCGGTTGGGAAAGCGGCGGACTTGACCGCACTGTCGTAGGCCCGGAGCGCCGCGAGCGCCTCCGCGCCCACCTGGCCAAAGGCGCGGGCGAGCTTGGGAGGCTTCTCCGTAAAGCCGAGCAGGTCGTGGAGGACGAGCACCTGGCCGTCGGTAGCGGGCCCGGCCCCGATCCCAATGGTTGGGATGGTGAGTGCCTCCGTGATGCGCTTGCCCAGTGGCGCGGGAACCCCTTCGATCACGAGAGCAAAGACCCCTGCCGTCTCTAGCGCCTTGGCATCGGCGAGGATACGCTCCGCGGCGTCGTCCTCGCGGCCCTGTACTTTAAAGCCCCCAAAGGCATGGATAAACTGCGGGGTGAGTCCGACATGGCCCATCACGGGGACACCGCCCTCGACCAGGTTCTGGATACAGGTGAGATTGCCAGCGGCTCCCTCGATCTTGACCGCGTGGGCTCCTGCCCTAAGAAGAAGCTGGGCGGCGCTGACCGCCTCGCGCTGGCCCTTGCGGTGCTCGAGAAACGGCATGTCGGCGACAATAAATTTTGTGCCCGCGCCGCGTGCCACGGACTCGGTATGGAGCTGCATCATCGGCAGGTCGGCGGCCAGCGTGCTAGGGTGCCCGTGGACCACCATCGCCACGGAGTCCCCCACGAGAATGCAGTCCAGCTCGGTCCGGGCGACCAGGTGGGCGAAGGCATAGTCGTAGCACGTGACGACAGTGATCGGCTCGTGGAGGGCTTTCCGACGGCGAAAATCGGGGAGGGTCATGGACTCTATTCTATCGCTGATTGGCAGTGCGGTAGAGGGGCAAAACCACGAGGGCTTTCCTCATTCTTAATATCATCGACTCGGAGAATATTGGTGTCGCACACGATTGTGGTTGTGCCCTGGAATTTTTAAATCAAGTACGACTGTTTCTTAATGTAGGTGCAATATTTTGTGTTTTTTGTATTAACTAGTATTAATATAAAGTTTAAATTGTCTTAATGGACGTTGATAGTGAGCAGTGATATTATTGACCGGTTTGATCGCTGGGCTCTTGTGATAGTCCGCGTTCTAAAGAAAAATCAGGAGTAATCTTAATGCAGAAGCGCG from the Armatimonas rosea genome contains:
- a CDS encoding AAA family ATPase gives rise to the protein MSIYLLSGPPGAGKSTVATALAQRSAFGIHIPMDDLREWVVAGAAHPENWTDETTRQFGLARTVAAHAATLYADAGFTVAVADVFGPDDVTAHFTDPRCRRVLLLPSLEMALERNATRTNKSFDTAGIEDLLRHAYAWLLQQDWSGWTVIDSTHLTLDETVAAILEKTS
- a CDS encoding type I pantothenate kinase — encoded protein: MSTLIGLAGSVAAGKSTLAAQLAETERAAGKTVEVVSTDGFLLPNAELERRGLLGRKGFPESYDAAAFTAFLDALRAGEPASVPVYSHQTYDILPDTRRALGQPKLVIVEGINALQPAFTAGKLDQRLYLHAEEPDLFRWYRERLLRLRDTARTDPSSYFTRFLALTDAEWEARIQTIWESVNLPNLHEHILPTKALADTVLVKGPDHGIVAASPLLSAG
- the panC gene encoding pantoate--beta-alanine ligase — translated: MTIFHTPTEWRALRPSGTLGFVPTMGALHDGHLALVKTALAQCEHAAVSIYVNPTQFNNPEDFAKYPSTFEDDCRLLEEVGCGFVFAPTYETLYPDSYRYRVTETETSTVLEGAHRPGHFDGVLTVVLKLFNCLQADAAFFGEKDYQQLLLVKEMAEALHHPTKVIACPTVREPDGIAMSSRNRRLNPAQRALATQWAQTLANTTLSCDAATQDLTELGFTVDYIAERWGRRLGAVHTPPLDNGPVVRLIDNIAL
- a CDS encoding flavoprotein; this translates as MNILFQLSGSIACYKACTVVSRLVQAGHTVQCVATESALKFIGAATLEGLSGRALLTETFAPGRWMEHIELNRWADISVLCPATANRLNKMASGVADDLLGNLWLTHDFAKPLFVAPAMNTRMWTHPVTQESVQKLESLGVTILRPDAGNLACGDVGEGRLMEPDAILRAILA
- the panB gene encoding 3-methyl-2-oxobutanoate hydroxymethyltransferase, with the translated sequence MTLPDFRRRKALHEPITVVTCYDYAFAHLVARTELDCILVGDSVAMVVHGHPSTLAADLPMMQLHTESVARGAGTKFIVADMPFLEHRKGQREAVSAAQLLLRAGAHAVKIEGAAGNLTCIQNLVEGGVPVMGHVGLTPQFIHAFGGFKVQGREDDAAERILADAKALETAGVFALVIEGVPAPLGKRITEALTIPTIGIGAGPATDGQVLVLHDLLGFTEKPPKLARAFGQVGAEALAALRAYDSAVKSAAFPTEKESYR
- the panD gene encoding aspartate 1-decarboxylase, which translates into the protein MTIPMLYSKLHRATVTGADLHYEGSIAIDPELIAAAKLHPLQQVEIYNINNGERFSTYVIKGTAGEVSLNGAAARRVQKGDLLIICAYCQVPQESIATHTAQIVLLGEGNVIEKTFAQ
- a CDS encoding phosphopantothenoylcysteine decarboxylase, with amino-acid sequence MRVLITSGGTREPIDGVRVIANSSTGATGAALADAFSAAGFAVTLLRARHSVAPTSPVDEHFFTTVAELDQACQTLLSSHSFGLVIHAAAVSDFVVETVTVDGIPHPAPFTGKLHSSARLSLELAPGKKILPELKSYSQNPALKLVGFKLTEGAGPDETRIAVEKVLAAGADLVVHNDQQTMQQTRATLWDHAGPGAPLPTLLTLCDALVGYAKAL